Proteins from one Gimesia maris genomic window:
- a CDS encoding sugar transferase: MSSVIAGKTSQTGKALIPPGELSDLVKGYMDVELWRSTGWLTRLHLDEPRVDVRNLTERTRLLKRLMDIAVSFTMLVLLAPLLLFLVVLVKLTSPGPAIFKQTRVGLNLRNQSKNDRRQAQVDLAELELQADRRQPGSDRRDESGYGMPFTLYKFRTMTVDAEKNGAQFAVQGDPRVTKLGRFMRKTRLDELPQLWNVLKGEMTLVGPRPERPEFIEGLSKEIPNYINRLGLKPGLTGVAQIVNGYDNNVESFRRKVSLDLMYLQNCCIWNDIKILFRTIRVILTGSGAL, encoded by the coding sequence ATGAGTTCAGTGATCGCAGGTAAAACCAGTCAGACAGGTAAAGCCCTGATACCACCCGGAGAGTTGTCCGACCTGGTGAAAGGATACATGGATGTCGAGCTGTGGCGTTCGACTGGCTGGCTGACGCGACTGCATCTGGACGAACCACGGGTGGATGTTCGCAATCTGACCGAACGCACGCGGCTGCTGAAACGGCTGATGGATATCGCCGTTTCTTTTACGATGCTGGTACTGCTCGCGCCGTTACTGCTGTTCCTGGTTGTGCTGGTAAAACTTACCTCGCCCGGCCCGGCAATTTTCAAACAGACGCGCGTGGGCTTGAACCTGAGAAATCAGTCGAAGAATGACCGTCGTCAGGCGCAGGTGGATTTAGCCGAACTGGAATTACAGGCCGATCGTCGTCAACCTGGTTCTGACCGTCGTGATGAATCGGGTTATGGAATGCCGTTCACTCTGTATAAATTCCGGACGATGACTGTGGACGCAGAAAAAAATGGTGCGCAATTCGCCGTCCAGGGAGACCCCCGGGTGACGAAGCTGGGACGCTTCATGCGGAAAACACGGCTGGACGAACTACCTCAGCTCTGGAATGTTCTCAAAGGTGAAATGACATTAGTTGGCCCGCGTCCTGAACGACCGGAGTTCATCGAAGGCTTGAGCAAAGAGATTCCCAATTATATCAACCGCCTGGGATTGAAGCCCGGGTTGACAGGTGTCGCACAGATTGTGAACGGTTACGACAACAATGTCGAAAGCTTCCGCCGCAAAGTTTCGCTGGACCTGATGTACCTGCAGAACTGCTGTATCTGGAACGACATTAAAATTCTGTTCAGAACCATTCGCGTGATACTGACTGGCAGTGGTGCGTTATAA
- a CDS encoding Gfo/Idh/MocA family protein, which yields MSSDQKPASSKVTRRSFLQTGSAVAAGLAWTAQSYGSILGANDRIRVGFIGAGGMANAHMNTYNAIREQNNVEAIAVADCWTTRAEEGKAKTGAKHAFSDYQKVLDIKDIDYVTIATPEHWHAQMTIDALDAGKAVYCEKPMTHSIPEAQAVIKKQKETKLPIQVGVQGMSDDSYSSAAKAIEEGVLGQVVQAQIEYVRRYGEQGPWRRPGLKDDEAKPADLDWNAWLGHAPKVDWNPHHYFEWRNYSQYSGGICTDLFIHRITRIMKACNLLYPRRVVGMGGIWQWNDGRNLPDNFEMICEYPRGMTVYVLGTMSNRVGIDHLIRGYRGTLYFTREGWVAKDKDGKVLAEHKKSGAEDTKLHHTNLHNHLRNGEALNCPTELGLAGVVAVNMANESWRSGQMMGWDTENEKMAPANTLELSHFPESSS from the coding sequence ATGAGTTCAGATCAGAAACCGGCTTCTTCAAAAGTGACACGTAGAAGTTTCCTGCAGACCGGTAGTGCCGTTGCCGCCGGTCTCGCATGGACTGCCCAAAGTTATGGGAGTATTCTTGGCGCCAACGACCGGATTCGTGTCGGCTTTATCGGCGCGGGCGGTATGGCCAACGCCCACATGAATACATATAACGCTATTCGTGAACAGAATAATGTCGAAGCAATTGCGGTCGCTGACTGCTGGACCACACGCGCAGAAGAAGGCAAAGCAAAGACCGGCGCGAAGCACGCCTTTTCTGATTACCAGAAGGTTCTGGATATCAAGGACATCGACTATGTGACCATTGCAACGCCGGAACACTGGCACGCGCAAATGACGATCGATGCCCTCGACGCCGGCAAAGCTGTCTACTGTGAAAAACCGATGACGCACAGCATCCCGGAAGCACAGGCCGTCATCAAAAAGCAGAAAGAGACAAAGCTCCCGATCCAGGTAGGTGTGCAGGGCATGTCCGATGATTCGTATTCCTCCGCCGCCAAAGCCATTGAAGAAGGCGTACTCGGCCAGGTCGTACAGGCCCAGATCGAATACGTCCGTCGCTACGGAGAACAGGGGCCCTGGCGTCGTCCCGGCCTGAAAGATGATGAAGCGAAACCAGCTGACCTCGACTGGAATGCCTGGCTCGGTCATGCTCCGAAAGTCGACTGGAACCCGCATCACTATTTTGAATGGCGAAACTATTCACAATACTCGGGAGGCATCTGCACCGACCTCTTCATCCATCGTATTACCCGCATCATGAAAGCCTGCAACCTGCTTTATCCCCGACGCGTTGTCGGCATGGGTGGGATCTGGCAGTGGAATGACGGACGGAATCTGCCTGACAACTTCGAAATGATCTGCGAGTATCCCCGCGGCATGACGGTTTATGTTCTGGGAACCATGAGCAACCGCGTCGGCATCGATCATCTGATTCGCGGTTATCGAGGCACACTCTACTTCACCCGCGAAGGCTGGGTCGCCAAAGACAAAGACGGCAAAGTACTGGCCGAGCATAAGAAGTCGGGCGCAGAAGATACCAAACTGCACCACACAAACCTGCATAACCATCTTCGAAACGGTGAAGCGTTGAACTGTCCGACGGAACTGGGACTGGCAGGTGTTGTCGCAGTCAACATGGCAAACGAGTCCTGGCGCAGCGGACAGATGATGGGCTGGGATACCGAAAACGAAAAGATGGCTCCCGCGAATACTCTGGAATTAAGCCACTTTCCTGAAAGCAGTTCCTGA
- a CDS encoding 3-keto-disaccharide hydrolase, which translates to MLPTTARKLFSLGLIAVLGLAAPLSAEEHCDSDFKSIFNGKNLDGWQGATDGYYAEDGMLVSKKDSGGNLFTDKEYKNFVLRFDFKLEPGANNGIGFHVPLNPKTSPAYAGKEIQILDDTADKYAKLQKYQYHGSLYGTAPAKRGHLKPVGEWNTQELLVDGNKVKVTLNGTTIVDFDMTDAKKNGTIDGKDHPGLKRESGHLCLCGHGAKIEFKNLRIKELE; encoded by the coding sequence ATGCTCCCAACAACTGCCCGGAAATTATTCTCACTTGGCCTGATCGCTGTACTCGGCCTGGCGGCCCCCCTGTCCGCTGAAGAACACTGTGACAGCGACTTTAAAAGCATCTTCAACGGTAAAAACCTGGATGGCTGGCAAGGTGCCACAGACGGTTATTATGCAGAGGACGGCATGCTGGTCAGCAAAAAAGACAGTGGTGGAAACCTTTTCACCGACAAGGAGTACAAGAACTTCGTCCTGCGGTTCGATTTCAAACTGGAACCAGGTGCCAACAACGGAATCGGATTCCACGTTCCGCTCAACCCCAAAACCAGTCCAGCTTATGCCGGCAAAGAAATTCAGATTCTGGATGACACCGCAGACAAGTACGCCAAATTGCAGAAATACCAGTATCACGGTTCACTGTATGGAACGGCCCCTGCCAAACGCGGTCACCTGAAGCCCGTCGGCGAGTGGAACACCCAGGAACTGCTGGTGGATGGCAATAAAGTCAAAGTCACACTGAATGGCACAACCATCGTCGACTTCGATATGACCGACGCCAAGAAAAACGGCACCATCGACGGCAAAGATCATCCCGGCCTGAAACGGGAATCCGGTCATCTCTGCCTGTGTGGTCATGGCGCCAAAATCGAGTTCAAAAATCTGCGAATCAAAGAACTCGAGTAA
- the mtnA gene encoding S-methyl-5-thioribose-1-phosphate isomerase: protein MNLQNRMASDVATMRWIGGTDGYLQMIDQTLLPMEFREIECRDVETVWEAIKKLRVRGAPAIGIAAAYGVVIALQTGTGNERPDFDQRLTEAATYLAESRPTAVNLFWALDRLQNLAASLPVLSNTDMHTRLLEEAKRIEQEDLEMCHKIGEVGAELLSKGDGVLTHCNAGGLATSGGGTALSVFFEAARQGKEIRVYADETRPLLQGARLTTWELMQRSIPVTLITDSMAGWVMQEQKIQAVVTGADRIAANGDSANKIGTYSVALLARLHEIPFYIAAPSSTFDLSLASGSQIPIEERLPEEITNGFGKQTAPVGVDVYNPAFDVTPAKYISGIITERGLIQPVTTAEVARVLTTDGY, encoded by the coding sequence ATGAATCTACAGAATCGAATGGCTTCAGATGTCGCAACGATGCGCTGGATTGGTGGAACAGATGGATATCTGCAGATGATCGATCAGACTTTGTTGCCAATGGAGTTTCGTGAAATCGAATGCCGCGATGTGGAGACGGTCTGGGAAGCAATTAAAAAACTGCGTGTGCGCGGCGCGCCGGCGATTGGTATTGCCGCTGCTTACGGTGTGGTAATTGCGTTGCAGACAGGAACCGGTAACGAACGGCCCGACTTTGATCAGCGATTGACCGAAGCGGCGACCTACCTGGCAGAAAGCAGGCCGACAGCAGTGAATCTGTTCTGGGCACTGGATCGCCTGCAGAATCTGGCAGCGAGTTTGCCGGTGCTTTCCAATACGGACATGCATACGCGCCTGCTGGAAGAAGCGAAACGCATTGAACAGGAAGACCTGGAGATGTGTCACAAGATCGGGGAAGTTGGTGCCGAACTGCTTTCCAAAGGGGATGGCGTACTCACACATTGTAATGCAGGCGGGCTGGCGACTTCGGGTGGAGGAACTGCGCTGTCCGTGTTCTTTGAAGCGGCGCGACAGGGAAAAGAGATTCGCGTCTATGCTGATGAAACGCGACCTCTGCTGCAGGGAGCCCGGCTGACCACATGGGAACTGATGCAGCGTAGTATACCAGTCACTTTGATCACCGATTCGATGGCAGGCTGGGTGATGCAGGAGCAGAAAATTCAGGCTGTCGTGACCGGGGCAGATCGCATCGCCGCCAACGGAGATTCCGCCAATAAAATCGGAACCTACTCTGTTGCGTTACTGGCGCGTCTGCATGAGATTCCGTTTTATATTGCAGCTCCCTCCAGCACATTTGACCTGAGCCTGGCCAGCGGTAGTCAGATTCCCATTGAAGAACGGCTGCCGGAGGAAATCACGAATGGTTTCGGGAAACAGACGGCTCCTGTGGGAGTCGATGTCTATAACCCCGCTTTTGATGTGACGCCTGCGAAATATATATCCGGGATCATTACGGAACGGGGGTTGATTCAACCTGTAACAACCGCAGAAGTCGCGCGGGTCCTGACAACAGACGGGTATTAA
- a CDS encoding type II and III secretion system protein family protein: MFKQNCQGSAIRNFETIRFQNAIKIIAITVASLSSLASLALAQGPSMLQVPPRSLQRGGGSAAPPSQVQRQYAQPPAQVQHRVSPRYLPQTQFQPQTQYESAPQGVIPIQDAGSQTNGPQIQMVQDTGRITRKPLPTQIRSTPGIFDEMEIIIRRSQLIITNSRIRRYAIADPSIIEFVTYSPTEISIVGLELGTTTLTLWFEGDDTPITYLVHTIQDPSLEGQRRIDYGKLERKIAVLFPNSKVYLIPLSRKIIVKGEASDATEAANILSVIRGEVINYEGNLGGPQPYGAGGAYGGGYGAAGGVLDGIGNNGYASSFIVNMLEIPGEFQVMIHVTIAQMNRTMMRQLGVDLSVLFDGGRQFLGSSMGGVPSTLTGIFEAGEVNVLINALAQNGTTKIMARPTLTVLSGHSASFLAGGEFAVPTIVGVGGAQGTSTTFRGFGTSIVVTPIVIDKDLIRMRIVPEYSQINDGNSVQGIPGLNSRRAQTTVELREGQTIVLAGLFGHDSSTGVTRIPWLGEIPLVGSYLFSSKQSSQGESELLITVTPQLVRPMEEDEVPPYPGFEVTVPQDKELYKYAMTEGAPDTAVYQLQPYGRGAGQGIEVGYQPFNPAPASPYYPPAATGTYQQGPAALPVPQSRGSFPTQPVNPRNPAHSNQHQPLPPPPAPAASNGPQAYAPGQYQGAQVPQRSGRFTQMIKNRFQNNSAESQNNSFIQPAGYVDPQMRRASAEPKPAQSRFSLFGGE, translated from the coding sequence ATGTTCAAGCAGAACTGCCAGGGATCGGCAATTCGAAATTTTGAAACGATTCGTTTTCAAAATGCAATAAAAATCATTGCGATCACCGTCGCGAGTCTCTCGTCGCTTGCTTCCCTTGCGCTGGCTCAGGGTCCCTCAATGCTGCAGGTGCCTCCCCGTTCTCTTCAACGGGGAGGAGGCTCCGCAGCGCCACCGTCTCAGGTGCAACGACAATATGCTCAACCACCTGCGCAAGTTCAACATCGAGTCTCCCCGAGATATCTGCCACAAACTCAGTTTCAGCCCCAGACACAGTATGAATCAGCGCCACAAGGGGTGATACCGATTCAGGACGCAGGCTCTCAGACGAACGGACCTCAAATTCAGATGGTACAGGATACGGGGCGTATTACCCGGAAACCTCTGCCGACTCAGATCCGGTCGACTCCCGGTATTTTTGATGAGATGGAAATCATCATCCGTCGCAGTCAGCTGATCATTACGAATTCACGTATTCGTCGTTATGCGATCGCTGATCCTTCAATAATTGAATTCGTGACGTACTCACCCACAGAAATCTCCATTGTGGGTCTGGAACTGGGAACAACAACCTTAACGTTGTGGTTTGAAGGTGATGACACACCGATTACTTATCTCGTGCATACGATTCAGGATCCCAGCCTGGAAGGTCAGCGGCGGATTGATTACGGAAAGCTGGAACGGAAAATTGCGGTACTCTTTCCGAACAGTAAAGTGTATCTGATCCCTCTCTCACGAAAAATTATTGTCAAGGGAGAGGCCTCTGATGCGACGGAAGCGGCAAACATTCTGTCCGTCATTCGCGGTGAAGTGATCAACTATGAAGGAAACCTGGGGGGACCTCAGCCTTATGGAGCCGGCGGCGCTTATGGGGGCGGTTATGGTGCAGCAGGGGGTGTGCTGGATGGAATAGGAAACAATGGCTACGCCTCTTCATTTATTGTCAACATGTTAGAGATCCCGGGTGAATTCCAGGTGATGATCCATGTGACGATAGCGCAAATGAACCGTACGATGATGAGGCAGCTGGGTGTGGATTTGAGTGTGCTGTTTGACGGTGGTCGACAGTTTCTGGGATCATCAATGGGGGGAGTTCCTTCCACCTTGACGGGTATCTTTGAAGCCGGTGAAGTGAATGTTCTGATCAATGCGCTGGCCCAGAATGGTACGACCAAAATTATGGCCCGCCCGACTTTAACGGTCCTGAGTGGTCACTCGGCGAGCTTTCTGGCCGGGGGTGAGTTTGCGGTTCCGACGATTGTGGGCGTTGGCGGTGCGCAGGGAACTTCAACAACATTCCGCGGTTTTGGTACCTCCATTGTCGTGACGCCGATTGTGATTGATAAAGATCTGATTCGGATGCGAATTGTGCCGGAATACAGCCAGATTAACGATGGCAACTCGGTACAGGGAATTCCCGGATTGAATTCGCGTAGAGCACAGACGACGGTCGAGTTACGCGAAGGGCAGACCATTGTTCTGGCCGGTTTATTCGGACACGATTCTTCAACCGGGGTGACTCGTATTCCCTGGCTGGGAGAAATTCCGCTGGTGGGCAGCTACCTGTTCAGTTCAAAACAGTCGAGTCAGGGAGAGTCGGAATTGCTGATTACGGTAACTCCACAACTCGTGAGACCAATGGAAGAGGATGAAGTTCCTCCCTATCCTGGTTTTGAAGTGACAGTACCTCAGGATAAAGAATTGTATAAATACGCAATGACAGAAGGGGCTCCGGACACAGCCGTCTATCAGTTGCAGCCTTATGGTCGCGGTGCCGGCCAGGGAATTGAAGTAGGTTACCAGCCGTTCAACCCGGCTCCTGCTTCACCCTACTATCCACCCGCGGCGACCGGAACCTACCAGCAGGGGCCTGCCGCACTACCGGTTCCCCAGTCGCGTGGCTCATTCCCGACGCAGCCGGTGAATCCACGAAATCCAGCACACTCGAATCAACATCAACCATTACCTCCGCCACCAGCGCCTGCGGCCAGTAATGGACCTCAGGCATATGCACCCGGACAATATCAGGGGGCCCAAGTACCACAGCGTTCTGGCAGATTTACGCAAATGATCAAGAACCGGTTCCAGAATAATTCTGCTGAGAGCCAGAACAATTCGTTTATCCAGCCTGCAGGTTACGTCGATCCGCAAATGAGACGTGCCTCAGCGGAACCGAAACCTGCTCAATCCAGATTTTCCCTGTTTGGTGGGGAGTAA
- a CDS encoding tetratricopeptide repeat protein: MFQHLAVLSCCFLLFNGCQSGSFARSLQPSDDLAQNASEKKSESDIQKKLRVAMAEERKKGRMDRRKRNGELGDTEQLAEIPILDQKINKSPALAESKALPISSPQTAPTQVAGATIQQELSLAYDADRSGNLEKAQGYYQRVLVMDPNHFEALHRLAIIEDKKKNFPAAEAYYLKALKLDPGNVNLLSDIGYSYMLQGRDDYGEKYLREALKYQPRHTRSLDHLGWYYGRTGQYDQALALFRMTSDEAQARQKFAQLFPGVNPEMSLAQSGTTQHNVQRVAPANLSSGIQPVEQVQTEQQQPVQYATGQNGIMQYQGQPTAPAMNQSGLNPTQQIAEMMRREREKAVQTRDAGQELPAISPQRSMISPPASAPQNPLPYQDNRQHLVHAPQPAPQQYADPDVQIQAWPPAGDPEISQAVDASNYWAMKEQQQNQPVQQTRQNQSLNQQYQNQAGQNFPQAQQGQNQNMPYGSNMSGQQQMPQQRLPVNMPQAGQPMHGNQYQVPGQFPDYRINSTQQNLNTEHQYSENLQQNADQVQMREAARTGMNAGPGQMFPVAEAQQTADGNAPLRSPQMQVGTLIPASAQVPQQNVFQPGGKNIRQVQFDQPAYQQQQQSIGGVRQAGYEYSNQPVSQNGYQGQGMQPVQNAGGFPQFPSELPQSAMYSTNPAFAPANMRTTAGDLQQGAQQGAYQASQQSADQNRQGLMNPNQNQPAPSRFQWGAQPVPVPGQYSNPQSRY, translated from the coding sequence ATGTTTCAACATCTCGCAGTCCTGTCCTGCTGTTTTCTCTTATTCAATGGCTGTCAGTCCGGTTCTTTTGCGAGGAGTTTACAGCCCTCTGATGACCTGGCACAAAATGCTTCAGAGAAAAAGAGCGAGTCAGACATCCAGAAGAAACTGAGAGTCGCCATGGCAGAGGAGCGGAAAAAAGGTCGTATGGACCGGCGCAAACGGAATGGAGAACTGGGTGATACGGAACAGTTGGCAGAGATTCCGATCCTGGATCAGAAAATCAATAAATCCCCTGCTCTGGCAGAGTCCAAGGCACTGCCGATCAGTTCTCCGCAGACAGCACCTACGCAAGTAGCGGGAGCGACAATACAGCAGGAATTGAGTCTGGCCTACGATGCGGATCGGTCAGGGAACCTGGAAAAAGCACAAGGCTACTACCAGCGTGTACTGGTGATGGATCCCAATCATTTTGAAGCCTTGCATCGACTGGCAATCATTGAGGATAAAAAGAAAAACTTTCCCGCGGCAGAAGCGTATTACCTGAAAGCATTGAAACTGGATCCTGGCAACGTCAATCTGCTGAGTGATATCGGCTATTCGTATATGTTGCAAGGACGGGACGACTACGGTGAAAAATATCTAAGGGAAGCACTCAAATACCAACCCCGTCACACGCGTTCGCTCGATCACCTGGGCTGGTACTATGGTCGCACGGGGCAATATGACCAGGCGCTGGCCCTGTTTCGGATGACCAGCGATGAAGCACAGGCGCGGCAGAAATTTGCTCAACTGTTCCCCGGGGTCAATCCCGAGATGAGTCTTGCCCAGTCTGGAACGACACAACACAACGTGCAGCGGGTTGCACCTGCGAATCTGTCATCCGGCATTCAACCGGTAGAACAGGTCCAGACAGAACAGCAACAGCCAGTTCAATATGCAACGGGCCAGAACGGGATTATGCAATACCAGGGACAACCAACTGCGCCTGCCATGAATCAGTCAGGGCTGAATCCAACTCAGCAGATCGCAGAAATGATGAGACGCGAACGGGAAAAAGCGGTTCAGACCCGTGATGCCGGCCAGGAACTGCCTGCCATCAGTCCTCAGCGATCAATGATATCACCGCCCGCCAGTGCGCCTCAGAATCCATTACCTTATCAGGACAATCGTCAGCATCTGGTTCATGCTCCTCAGCCTGCTCCTCAGCAGTATGCAGATCCTGACGTACAGATTCAGGCATGGCCTCCCGCGGGAGATCCTGAAATCAGCCAGGCCGTTGATGCTTCCAATTACTGGGCCATGAAGGAGCAGCAGCAGAATCAACCCGTGCAGCAGACACGACAAAATCAATCTCTGAACCAGCAATACCAGAATCAGGCAGGACAGAACTTTCCTCAGGCGCAGCAGGGACAAAACCAGAACATGCCTTATGGGAGCAACATGTCTGGTCAGCAACAGATGCCACAGCAACGATTACCCGTTAATATGCCTCAGGCGGGACAACCCATGCATGGCAATCAATACCAGGTTCCGGGACAGTTTCCCGATTATCGCATTAATTCGACTCAACAGAATCTGAATACGGAACATCAATATTCAGAGAACCTGCAGCAGAATGCAGATCAGGTACAGATGCGAGAAGCAGCAAGAACTGGAATGAACGCCGGCCCCGGCCAGATGTTCCCGGTCGCGGAGGCACAACAGACGGCAGACGGTAATGCACCTTTAAGGAGTCCGCAGATGCAGGTCGGTACATTGATACCGGCATCGGCCCAGGTTCCTCAGCAGAATGTCTTTCAGCCGGGCGGCAAGAATATTCGCCAGGTGCAGTTTGATCAGCCAGCCTATCAGCAGCAACAGCAGTCAATCGGTGGTGTGCGGCAGGCGGGTTATGAATATTCGAATCAACCTGTCTCGCAGAATGGATACCAGGGACAGGGTATGCAACCCGTGCAGAATGCCGGAGGCTTTCCCCAGTTTCCTTCGGAGCTTCCTCAATCAGCCATGTATTCCACCAATCCGGCTTTCGCTCCGGCGAACATGCGGACCACAGCCGGAGATTTACAGCAGGGTGCACAACAGGGCGCTTATCAGGCAAGTCAACAGTCAGCAGACCAGAATCGGCAGGGACTCATGAATCCGAATCAGAATCAACCTGCTCCCTCCCGGTTCCAGTGGGGAGCACAGCCTGTCCCGGTACCAGGTCAGTACTCTAATCCTCAGAGCCGATATTAA
- the dnaA gene encoding chromosomal replication initiator protein DnaA: MQPTSLAVEGTLCAESAGRPTEAKLGPVTTESDEQAVFRLLAQQVGQRSYQNWFAGKVSLKLEANLLIMGVASPFLLTWMQKKFSSEINATAIACIGPAAEYRFEVDPVLARQELSSKGQADAARVTAETADRKSLTNSDQKSERIDGGHKPTQPAPYKGRRFADLSTFITGKSNQLAYMATQQASEQPGALYNPLFIHGGVGLGKTHLLEGFYRKIRQQYPSLQVVFLTAESFGNYFSKALQERSLPGFRQRFRNVDVLIIDDIDFFESKHNFQEELLHTIKHLESHGRQLIFSSDRHPRLLTKMSEELTTRFLSGLVCRVESPETELRLQIARQRALQLKTPITDGALEYVARRFSHNVRELEGAMNCLQTWHVMTKQKITTTMARQVLADLERDCIRIIKMDDIKQIVCTTFGISEADLKSSRRSRNVSQPRMLAMFLARKLTQAAYSEIGDFFGGRNHSTVMFAEKKVRQWLKNQDSIRVALQDWSTEEIIESLEQQLLAS, encoded by the coding sequence ATGCAACCCACGTCTTTGGCAGTGGAGGGTACGCTTTGTGCTGAATCAGCCGGGCGACCAACGGAAGCCAAGCTGGGGCCTGTTACAACCGAATCAGACGAGCAAGCAGTCTTTCGATTGCTGGCACAACAAGTCGGTCAGCGCAGTTACCAGAACTGGTTCGCAGGAAAAGTCAGTCTAAAGCTGGAAGCCAATCTCCTCATCATGGGAGTGGCCAGCCCGTTCTTACTGACCTGGATGCAGAAAAAGTTTTCCTCCGAGATCAACGCAACGGCGATCGCCTGTATCGGCCCTGCAGCTGAATATCGCTTTGAAGTCGATCCGGTGCTGGCCCGTCAGGAACTGAGTTCGAAAGGACAGGCTGACGCTGCTAGAGTGACTGCGGAAACCGCGGACCGCAAGTCTTTGACGAATTCCGATCAGAAATCAGAGCGCATCGATGGCGGTCACAAACCGACGCAACCGGCTCCTTATAAAGGAAGACGCTTTGCTGATCTGTCGACCTTCATCACTGGAAAATCGAATCAACTAGCCTATATGGCGACACAGCAGGCGAGCGAACAGCCAGGGGCTCTATATAACCCACTGTTCATCCACGGCGGAGTCGGCCTGGGTAAGACACATCTCCTGGAAGGATTCTATCGTAAAATCCGTCAGCAGTACCCTTCCCTGCAGGTTGTGTTTCTGACAGCAGAGTCGTTCGGGAACTACTTTTCCAAAGCATTGCAGGAACGATCTCTGCCTGGTTTTCGCCAGCGGTTTCGAAACGTGGATGTTCTGATCATTGATGACATCGACTTTTTCGAATCCAAACACAACTTTCAGGAAGAACTGTTACACACGATCAAACACCTGGAAAGCCATGGCAGACAACTGATCTTTTCCTCCGACCGGCACCCCCGCCTGTTAACGAAAATGAGTGAAGAACTCACAACCCGTTTTCTTTCAGGACTTGTCTGCCGGGTGGAATCACCGGAGACAGAACTGCGACTGCAGATCGCCCGCCAGCGTGCCTTACAGCTAAAAACTCCGATTACCGATGGCGCACTGGAGTATGTTGCCAGACGCTTCTCGCATAATGTACGGGAACTGGAAGGTGCCATGAACTGCCTGCAGACCTGGCATGTGATGACAAAGCAGAAGATCACCACAACCATGGCGCGCCAGGTTCTGGCCGACCTCGAACGGGACTGCATCCGTATTATTAAAATGGATGACATTAAACAGATCGTCTGCACGACGTTTGGGATATCAGAAGCCGATCTGAAATCGTCTCGCCGTTCCAGAAATGTCAGCCAGCCACGCATGCTGGCCATGTTCCTTGCCAGGAAACTGACTCAGGCTGCCTACAGTGAAATCGGAGACTTCTTCGGAGGCCGCAATCACAGCACGGTGATGTTTGCCGAGAAAAAAGTTCGTCAATGGCTCAAAAACCAGGATTCAATCCGGGTCGCATTACAGGACTGGTCCACCGAAGAAATCATCGAATCTCTGGAGCAGCAACTGCTGGCCAGTTAA
- a CDS encoding GNAT family N-acetyltransferase codes for MSITVSQASPEEWPEASALIFTDAAEVDQDRQIREFLETIKADQNGHKQLLVARENETLLGAGVLIFTDAATAFFWPPFTSRTDCASALLQEMAARIDQSEVSIGQALLEPGQLNLRRLLTQNGFPHLTNLLFMRHPLTNVPGQGLLETEHIQCVPFDEQTNRPRFLKMLDQTHRFSFDCPALNHCRTAEESLESHRSSGDSDQKHWYLFQHDNTDLGVLLLSEHRADQLWEVVYMGVAPEQRGKGYGAAFIEFGLQQALAHHQSALMLAVDHKNSYAIKIYEDSGFIRQNTLSVHARMRSQFSEKKPKIH; via the coding sequence ATGTCGATCACCGTCTCACAAGCCTCACCGGAAGAGTGGCCTGAAGCATCCGCTCTCATCTTTACTGATGCAGCAGAAGTTGATCAGGACCGGCAGATCAGAGAGTTTCTCGAAACGATCAAAGCCGATCAGAACGGTCACAAACAGCTGCTGGTGGCGCGCGAGAACGAAACACTGCTGGGAGCAGGCGTCCTGATATTTACGGATGCGGCAACGGCATTTTTCTGGCCACCCTTTACATCACGCACTGATTGCGCCTCAGCGTTACTGCAGGAGATGGCGGCCCGCATCGACCAGTCTGAAGTCAGTATCGGGCAGGCCCTGCTCGAACCCGGGCAACTGAACCTGAGACGGTTATTGACACAAAATGGATTCCCTCATCTGACAAATCTGCTGTTCATGCGACACCCGCTGACCAACGTGCCAGGCCAGGGGTTGCTGGAGACGGAACACATCCAGTGCGTCCCCTTTGATGAACAGACAAACCGACCGCGTTTTCTGAAAATGCTGGATCAGACACACCGGTTCTCATTCGACTGTCCGGCTCTCAATCACTGCCGTACTGCCGAAGAATCTCTGGAATCCCATCGCAGTTCGGGTGATTCTGATCAGAAGCACTGGTATCTGTTTCAACATGATAATACCGACCTGGGAGTGCTGTTGTTATCCGAGCATCGGGCCGATCAACTCTGGGAAGTGGTCTACATGGGAGTCGCGCCGGAACAACGTGGTAAAGGATATGGTGCCGCCTTTATCGAATTTGGCCTGCAACAGGCGCTGGCCCATCATCAATCCGCTCTAATGCTTGCCGTCGATCACAAAAATTCTTATGCGATAAAGATTTATGAAGATTCTGGTTTTATCAGACAGAACACATTAAGCGTGCATGCGCGCATGCGTTCGCAATTTTCAGAAAAAAAACCGAAAATTCATTAA